In one Dreissena polymorpha isolate Duluth1 chromosome 7, UMN_Dpol_1.0, whole genome shotgun sequence genomic region, the following are encoded:
- the LOC127837815 gene encoding G-protein-signaling modulator 2-like produces the protein MNDQRASLPQFPGLNSQAVINQYLRERNVNDVPDDSFFEMLMRCQGSRIDDQRSALPHNRPAPTVPDEDFFGLIQKVQSSRLEEQITSLPDKDEISPPQQASVKKKKK, from the exons ATGAACGACCAGCGAGCCTCACTACCGCAGTTTCCAGGTCTCAACTCCCAAGCCGTTATCAACCAATACCTCCGCGAGAGAAACGTTAACGACGTACCAGACGACAGCTTCTTTGAAATGCTCATGCGTTGTCAG GGATCCCGGATTGATGATCAGCGTAGTGCCCTACCACACAACCGCCCCGCCCCAACCGTCCCAGACGAAGATTTCTTCGGGCTGATCCAGAAGGTCCAGTCAAGCCGTCTGGAGGAGCAGATAACCAGTCTACCCGATAAGGATGAAATCTCGCCTCCCCAACAGGCCTCcgtgaagaagaaaaagaaataa